The window actgTACTCTCTCTAGCAGAACATTCAACCCACTCAAAGGGCTCAAGCAAACATGTAGATGCGGGAGCAGAACTCGCAGCTCAACAAGAAAAGGTCAAAGCAGTGCACCAAATACAAGCTCAAGAAGAAGTTTTTAGCAAGTTAGAAGAAGAGAAGCAGCTAGTGCTTAAAAGGTTAGAAGAAGAAAGGCAAGTAGCTCTTAAAAGGATAGAGGCTAACATGCGGCAGGAAAGGAAAAGGCGACAGCAAATTCAAGCAGAGTCAGAAGTAAGAATAGCAGAGACGAGAGTAAACGCATACGAGAGCCTTGAACATTACTCCAGAGACTGGCTAAAAGAGACTGATCTCACACCTGAATTCAAGAGCCAGCTTAATCCAACGGCGAAAGCCTACCAGCATCCACAAGCACACGCCACTGCACTAGCATCTCCTGAGAAAGATGGCCTTACCCAAGCAATCCTTACCTCACTCAGTATGAATCGCCTGCCTGCTCCGGAGCCACCAAAGTTCTCTGGCGAAGCCCTGAAATATGTAGACTGGAAGATGTCCTTCATGTCCCTCATAGACCGCCAGCCTCTCCCAGCTCATGAGAAAATGTTCTATTTGAAAAACTACTTGAGCGGAGACGCACGTAAAGCTGTAGAGGGATTCTTCTACAGAAACTCAGAAGAAGCATATCAGGGGGCTTTAAAGCTCCTGGAAGAGAGGTACAGAAACCCCTTCATTGTGCAAAGGGCCTTTAGAGACAAGCTCATGAAATGGCCCAAAGTTGGTACCTGTGATCCTGCTGCACTTCGAGAGTTTGCTGACTTCCTGAGAGGATGCGTGGAGGCAATGCCTCATGTGAAAGGATTGGCCATCTTAGACGACTGTGAAGAGAACCACAAGCTGCTGAAGAAATTACCGGACTGGATCACACGAAGATGGAGCAGAGTCGTCTGTGAAAGGTTAGACGAATCTGGGGATTACCCAAGCTTCTCCTGTTTCACAAGGTTCATCCAAAAGGAAGCTCGGATAGCCTGTAACCCTGTCGCCTCTCCACTTCTGATCCAGGCCACAGACGACAGGCAGCCCAAGAGAGCTAGAGCACTTCACAcgaacactaaagggaacaatcCCACGGAAAGGGTCGAGAAAGCGATGAGCAACAAGTCAAGGCCACCTTGTCCTATCTGCAAGGATGAAACGCACAACGTTGCAAGGTGCCCCACCTTTGCAGCAAAATCTCTGGAAGACAAGAAGGCCTTCATATCAACTCCCTCCTTGGAGTGCTCTGTCGTTTCAGGAAAGAAGCCGTAGCCATCATATGCGACATCGAGAAAATGTTCCATCAGTTTTATGTTTCTCCTGAACTGCGGAACTACTTACGGCAGGGGtcaccaaccttttttgaactgaGGGCTACTTCTTGGGTACCGATTAATGTGAAGGGCTACCAATTTGGTACGCTTCAAATTTGCGCGGTTTACctttaattgtatgttattattaatagtaaaactaattagttatattcacctgtttgaggacactgctcattttaacaaatttgcacaataggcctaattatcaataatggcttaaaaaggaaggaaacagacaaatatcaaaatcagcactttatttctatttcactgtaatcaccatcaaacagaacaacataacattaaacaaaagtatttataggCCTATTTAATCCATCACAATCTTTCATAAGTTTTAATGGGAAGCCTGGCATTGCATGCTGGCAACCAGGGCCTCGTAATCTGGGCTGTAATTTGACACTGCAAGTCTGAGTGAGTCTTGCAGATGTGCATCAGTGAGCCGTGTTCTGTGTTCGTTTTTTATgaaattcatgtcagaaaaggctGATTCACAAAGATAGGTAGACCCAAACAGACTGGCAACCTTCATTGCTGCTGTGCACAGACCACTGTACTTTTCAGTATCAACAAGGCCCCAAAAGTTTGCTGCAGCCTGGTGGGCTTTGAGGCGAATGTCATTCTGCAGTGtcactatttctatttccaCCTGCCCAGCATCCAAGCTGAACATTGCACTTAGTTGCTCAGCAATGGACGTTGTGTCCACGTTTATAAATGGATTCGAAACGAACGACACACATGGCTCAAGTTTATCAATGTCACAAAACCTATTCTCAAACTCTTGCCCAACCCTGTTTATGACTTGAGTGTATTTTTCGGCAGCGTTGCCAAAAATCTCAGACGCAGAGGTATTGTCGTTCAGCACCATCTGCAAAGAGGGGaagtgcagcaccttttttctctgtaaatgcgCAGAGAAAATGCTCATCTGTGCTTTAAACGCATTTAAAGCACTGATCATGTCGGCAACAGTCTTACCTTTGCCTTGCAGCGCACAGTTCAGATTGTTCAGTTTTCCAGTAATGTCCGTCAGAAATGCCAGGTCTAGTAGCCACGCAACGTCCTCCAGCAGCGATGTGTCTTCGTCTCTAGATTTCATAAAATCTTTGATCTCCCTCAACAGCGACAAAAACCGGAGCAGAATCCGTCCTCTGCTGAGCCATCGGATGTCCGTGTGGAGAAGCAGGTCCCCATATTCAGCCGACAGCTCCGCCAACATCACCTTGAAACTTCGGTGTTGTTTAGCTTTGGAACGGATGCTGTTTATGATCCTCACAACAGGAGTCATTACGTGCTCGAAGCCgatcaccttaaaaataaaataaaatcactcttactcaaagcacttaaaaacaataacaatacaatacaatacaatacaatacaaaacaaaatgtatttatatagcgccgtATCACAACTATGAAGTTGACTCTAACGACCAAAAAGCGCAGTAGGGGCCGGTCTACAAGCAGATGCGTAAAATATGCCCAATAGGCCTACTCATAATTACAAATAGGATATTAGGCCTACAACAAGGataacataaattaataaaatacaaaatgaaaacgcacCTTTGCACATaaggcctgctggtgaatgatgcAGTGGTACTGTACGAATTTCGGGAACGCTGGGTCGCTTTTACAGAGCGCGATGAACCCTGCATGCCGTCCGGTCATCGCAGGAGCCCCATCGGTGGTAATCGACACCAGCTTTTCCAGtggtatgtttctgttgttgaaaaacTCCTTCACCGCGTTGTAGATATCAACCCCCCTTGTGCTGGTTTTTAGGGGGAGTAGTGTGAGAAGTTCCTCTTTTGTAGAGAAATCTTGAAACACCATCCGAACAAACATCATCAGCTgcgccgtgctgctgctgtcgatGGACTCATCACATTGGATGCTGAACCACCTGCACTCCCTGAGATCCTGGTCCAGCTGATCAGTCAAGTTGTCGGACATTGCTGTCACTCTCCTGACCATTGTGCTTGCCCCCATTTGAACATCAGCTACAGAAGAGAGCACTTCCTTCCCATATTTCTCGTCTTTAAGCACAGTGTTCAGAACTATCATCATCGTTTCCTTGAAAAGGTCTCCATCTGTaaatgccttcttcttctttatcaggtgttctgttgctctgaacGAGGCTTCGGTAGCTTTCTGAGATTTTTTAGCTGGTCTTGTGAAAAAGACTGTTGCTTGCACAATCCTGCCTTTAGCTCACTTACTTTTTCCACTCGTAGTGCGCTGCCCGGTGGGTAGTTAGCATGGTAGCTTGCGTGACAGGTCTTGAAATGCCTCTCAACATTGTGCCGCTTTGGTATCGCCACAGTCGCCCGGCAAATGAGACACACGCAGGCATCTTttacagtggtaaaaaaaaactcttgctcCCATTCACCGTGAAAATAATacgttctctttcttttttctgccatgttttcgATTAAATTGTAATCATCCGTTCATCTTGACTTCGCTTCACTGCACTGACTGGACTCGGTCTCCACGCAACGGTTGTCGTGGAGACCAGCTAGGTCCAATCTACGTaatctgaagcattttattttacacaaattacgTTTTATAAGTAGGCATATGTTTATATGCATGCATACTGCATATTGTTATCTTCTTACAagcaatgcaatatatttaaaaataatagaaagtttaacaacgaataaaataaagttgtgtgtcaCGTGAGAACTAGGCTATTTTAGAACAGGCCTTCGCGGGCGACTCAAGTAGTCCTCGAGGGCGCCATGGCGCCCGCGGGCGACGCGTTGGTGACCCCTGACTTACGGTTTCTCTGGTGGGAGGATGGAGACCTCGAAGCAGAGCCTCAAGAGTATCAAATGGCTGTCCACCTATTCGGCGCGGCTTCGTCACCCGGATGTGCCAACTTCGGTCTGAAGTATTTGGCACGCCAACATAAAGAAGAGTACCCGTCAGCGTCAGCCTTCGTCGAAAGGAACTTCTACGTGGATGATGGACTCATCAGCGTCCCCTCCGTAGAAGAAGCAAAGGAGCTGATTGCTGAAACACGAGAGTTGTGCAAGAGAGGTCTGCGTCTACACAAGTTCAACTCAAACAAAAGGTCAGTTCTGGACTCTGTGGTCCCAAATGAGAGAGCAGTCACATCTGAACCCCTCAATCTCGACCTAAATGCAGCTCCAGCGGAACGTGCTCTCGGTATCCAATGGTCCCTCGAACATGACACCTTCAGCTTCAACGTGAACCTACAGACCAAGCCCTCCACACGTCGCGGCATCCTATCAGTTATTGCTTCTTTGTACGATCCAGTCGGGCTTGTGGCTCCGTTTATCCTAACTGGAAAGTGCATCCTTCAGGAGCTATGCCGTCGAGTCATCGGATGGGATGACCCACTCCCCGAAGACTAAAGCCCACGGTGGGAGAAATGGAAGAGCGGCTTACAAAGGCTGAAGGAAGTCTCAATACCGAGATGCTACCAACCACAAGGCTTCTGCAAAACTGTCACAAGGGAACTTCACCACTTCTCGGATGCCAGCAATATAGGATATGGCTCGTGCTCCTATCTGAGAAGCAAGAACGAAGATGGTAAAGTTCACTGCAGTCTCCTGATGGCAAAGGCTAGAGTTGCACCTACAAAACTCACAAGCATTCCAAGATTGGAACTTTCAGCAGCGGTGGTCGCTGCAAGATCAAGTGTCATGCTGAGAAACGAGCTCGAAATGCCGATCCATGGAGAGTTTTTCTGGACTGACTCCCAAGTTGTCCTGGCTTACATCAACAATGAAGCAAGAAGATTTCATGTCTTTGTTGCCAATCGTGTGCAAATGATCAGAGAACACACCAACCCCAGCCAGTGGCACTACATAGACACAACAGAAAACCCTGCTGACCACGCGTCGAGAGGTCTCAATGCAGCAGACATCTCCTCAACGAACTGGCTACCAGGACCCAAGTTCCTGTGGGAACAAGAAATACATTCAGAGTCTCACCTCACTCCAGAGTTGCTCGTCGGGGATCCTGAGGTCAAGTCAACGCAGGTGTTTGCAACCAAAGTTGAACCTTCCCAACCAAACATTCTTACCCGTCTGAATCGATTCTCCTCCTGGTCAAAACTCCTGAAAGTCGTTGCAAGAATCAAGAGGCTGAATTCAAAGCAAACCCATTCCGGCAAACCTGTGAGCATGGAAGAACGCGAGAGAGCTGCCGAATCAGTGATGAGGCTTGCACAAGAAGAAGCGTTCTCCCAAGAGATGAAGACACTTCAAAAGGGAGAAAGTCTTCAAAACTCTAGCCCTCTGTTTCGCTTGGATCCCATCTTAGAAGGAGGTGCACTTTGTGTCGGCGGGAGACTGGATCGGTCATCCCTAAGCCTAGAAGTCAAACACCCCTTGATTCTACCCAAAGAAGTACATATTACCAAGCTGATCTTGCCACGAGAATATCTGTCACAAAGGACGAAATCAAACTCTAACAGAACTTAGAGCCAATGGGTTTTGGGTCATTGGTGGAAGTAAATCAGTTGCTAAACTGATACACAGATGTGTGAAGTGCAGAAGACTCAGACGGCCAGCAGAAGAACAACGCATGGCTGAGCTTCCTAAAGAGCGCATAGAAGTCTCTGCTCCCTTCACATACTGTGGCATCGATTGCTTCGGCCCATTCATCACCAAGAAAGCCCGCAAAGAGCAAAAGCGGTATGGCTTAATCTTCACCTGCCTCGCCTCTCGAGCTGTACACATTGAAATGCTTGAGGACTTATCCACAGATGCATTTATCAATGCTTTAAGATGCTTCATCAGTCTCAGAGAGCCTTTCATCAACTCCATTGCGATCAAGGAACCAATTTCGTGGGAGCTAGAAATGAGTTTGAAAAGGGACTGAAGCAATGTGACACCAAAACGATCGAGAGCTTCCTCGCAGAAAAGCAATGTGAGTTCATCTTCAATGCTCCCTCAGCAAGTCAAGCTGGTGGCGTCTGGGAGCGCCAGATTCGGACCGTTCGTAATGTCCTAAATGCCACACTCCATCAATACCCAGGCAGACTCGACGACTCTTCCCTTCGAACTCTGTTCTATGAAGCTATGGCCATTGTGAACAGCCGTCCGTTAACTGTAAACGGGGTGAATGATCCTACCTCACTCGAGCCATTAACTCCGAACCATCTCATACTGATGAAGTCCAAGATTGCCCTTCCACCGCCTGGCAAATTTGAGAAGGAGGATGTCTATGCAACTAAAAGGTGGCGAAGAGTCCAGTACCTCGTCGAACAGTTCTGGAGCCGATGGAAGAGAGAATATCTCATGAACATCTCCACACGGCAAAAGTGGCACACGACTCGGTGCAACATTAAGGTAGATGACTTAGTCATTATAAAGGAAGACACCCCTAGAAATCAGTGGCACCTGGGACGAGTGGTTGAAACCACAAAGGAAAGTGATGGACTAGTGCGTCGCGTTAAGGTGTTCGTAGGAGAAAAGACATCAGGGAAACAAGATCGCCCTACCAAACCTTCGATTATACAAAGGCCCATTCAGAAATTAGTTCTGCTCCTCGAGTGTGAGTGATCAGTCTAGTTGTCTACACCTTTATCCCCTCCTTATGACATAGGCTACCTTTTCTTAGTTATTACGTAGTACTCACCTGCACATTTCTAGAAACACTGATACAGACATAGGACTCAAGTGTGAACCGTTCAGTCAGGTTGATCCATGTCTTCACTCTTCATAACATGAGTGGTGGGAGTGTAAATGACCACtagcagtgttttatttggattattattttctgtgctttatctcatgagacctttattttgacatcGGGTTGTCCGCAGGATGGACTAGTCTCAACGCGCCCACGCTCGTTCACGTAAAAACAGAGGAAGGCACGTTACGTAAGACGATACATGTGTAGAGCCAGAGACCGAACATATAATTGTAATTAGTACCTGAAGTGTTTTTAGTGAACTGTTATAccactttgtttgtttaacagcATTCCTGGTCACCCATTTTGAGTCGGTGCTTGATATGTTTGACAGTGGTGCTTTGAGTAGTTCGTAGAGCCGCTAGCGCGCTCATTCACGTCTAAGTGAAGTTAATGGCGGCAGCCTTCCCTGGATCCCCCCTTTAGCACCCCTTGATACGCGGAGCGAGGTATGTAATTCATGTAATGTGTTATTTcatacaaatgcatttcatacgtttgtgtaaataataatgagatTCATTTCATGTAATTGTTGTTGCCTGCTATTGCCGTTGTCAATGTGTGACGCTAGCGTGCTAAAGCGCATTTGTCTAAGGACTATTTTGTATCCGGCTAAATTGcctttgttattttcctttcagttttcACGGTGTTGGTGCTATGCACACTCATCTGAATTAAAAGTACACCCCTATGGAAACACTCCAAGCCTGTTTATTCAACATTGAGGGGCCGCTACAATATTTCATCCTTAATCTTACAttctgttgttgtatatttaactCTATTCACATGTACTTAGAATCCTGCATTACCTGATCACTTTCTACATTCCGTGCATCATTttgcttattgtatttattttatttttttgacatgtataaactactctgtttcattttgcactattttttatttgaatttttcttgtttttattttattattttgtcttatgtctttttataatatgctgcattgttggaggagcttgggacctaagattttcattgccataactacactgtagctactgtgtaTCTGACAATAAAAGCCCTTGAAAAGAATTTGGGTCCATTCTGACACGCGttctaaaaacaacacagacacatctctaagaAAAGTACACCCTGCTCCGTCACctcttaaaacattttaaaagcagtaatGCAATCATGGGGATTCGaggttaataaatacataaataggTATCTGTGTGACACTGCTACGACTTATTCCTTTTGCGATGTCTGCTGGAACAAAGCGTTTTTACACCGCTTTGTTCTACACCTGTGGACAACTAACCTCCGGCCCGAAGAAATGAGCTGAAATTCTGAGTGCAGGGGGGGAGTCATCATCCAGTATGGAGCTGGATAACCGTTGTAACTGTCTGAGGTTCAAGGTCTCCAGGTTTAGCTGTGGCTCACCTATTAGTCTGCTAGACCTCTTTATGATCTGAGAGTTTCTGCTCTTTAGGACAGGTCACCAAACCATGACATTAAAGAGAAAGACAGCATTGACTCGATAAAAGTGTGATAAAACAGGACCATCATGGTTTTGTCAATGTTAAAATAGGACAGTACAAACGCGGGTGACCCCTTTTGCACACAGTTGCGCAATTTGCTTCATAGCTGAATTTTTGGTCAATAATTGTCCTGAGATATTTGTATGATTGCACAAATTCCACTTCCTGATTTGCGATGGATAAGACTGTATGTGGGAATACCTTTGGTTTTACATACAGTCTATTCGGTTGAAGATTGGACTCCTCACACCACCTGACAAAGTCGCAGATGGCAGGACTGTGGCTGCTCTCATTATACTGGAGCCTACTAACAATTACAACTTCAACAGCATACTTTAAAATAGTCCTATTTTCCCACCTACTTAGAGACATATtgagtataaataataattgtgaaGCCAGTGGAGGAAAACTTGGTCAGATAGGattctaaaataaaagcaagtaaTAGTGTACAGGAGATGTTGAATGACATGTTGTTCATACCTACATATTTGaactaaaaatgtgcaaaaaaaaccacaaatagatgtgtttttaagttgTAGTACAATTGCTGTAACTGATACTAGTGTAGCTACTGTTGAGCTAACATACCATcagcatgtgtgcatgtatttaaaGAAGGTGAGCCCAGGTGCTGAACATGTCTTTACATTGTGTTACATGTATGGCAGTGGTATTTATAGATGAAGTTCAAACCGTTTCTAACGCAGCtgtttttgactttttgacttttGGAACATTGTATCCTAATACATAAAAACACCTACTTTATTTCTAAAATTGTCAAACCATTTGAACTGTTCATAATGAGTGAATAATTGTAAACTAATCATATACTACTGCACACATTCCATTCTCAGTGTCAGTTTCTCATTGGTATTACTGTTGTGTGTTCAAGGTTTTTTCGTACCTTGAACACGTACAGCTTTTAATATAGGTGtaaacatataaacatattgtgtttatgtaatcACTAAAGCatattccttgtatgtgtacaCTTAATTGTCAATAAACTTCATTTTGATTCTGATCTGATTGTAATCCACAAATTAAGGAAAAGTTAAGAAGTCAAATAGacaaatgttctcttttaaagaggacatctACTCAttttcatattagtatttagtgtctctcctgggacatgtttccatgctttaatgttcaaaaagctctttatgtttctcatactgtctgtgctgcagcaactctgttcaccctctgtctgaaaccagagcccagtctgctcggattggttagctggccggctctgttgtgacggtcccgccccttagcctatcacgtaaaatgtgttggagcgctaacaaatagaagcgcaagtgttatgAATTGATGCCACTATGATATGGTAGTAAACAAGGGAgtcatttcaggcaggggggttggggtgtgtgggagagaggaaacacagagattttagcattagcagaccatttacatgcacaaaaacaataaagcaaactacaggaaagggaaaaccccaaaagcatgaAAGGTGTCTCTAGATCAGACTCTGACAGAGGTGTgtgcaggaaaaaaatgatgtcaCTGATCCAGATATTTGCTGTGAGGCAGTGGCAGCATGTGACACAGACACCAGGGGTCAAATCTCAACTGGTAAAAATAGCATgtagtgtcacacacacacacacacacacacacacacacacacacacacacacacacacacacacactgtcagatCTCGGTAAACAAGCTGGTGAAAGTGAGCAGACAGCCGGACTTTAACAGGAACTCACAGGTATGGAAACACAAGATTTTTCCTTTGTATCTCAGTGGGATGCCGGTATATGAATACTCACAGGGATATTAGTTTATATCATTATGATATTGTACATGTTCAAACTGGACTCTGAATTACAAACAGGAAACATGTCTCACTAACAGCGCAATGAAGGCAGATTAGCAGCTCTTAAATTGAAAAAGTTAAAGAGCAGGATGAAATTCCATCCAGCACACACTGAGGAATCATGGGAAGCTGACCTCCATCATCTGATGTTATCCTCATAttaagcatgttagcatttcaTTCAGAGACAATTAATGTGTCAGTTTCATAAGCTAACATTTAGCATGCTAAGGCTA of the Eleginops maclovinus isolate JMC-PN-2008 ecotype Puerto Natales chromosome 12, JC_Emac_rtc_rv5, whole genome shotgun sequence genome contains:
- the LOC134873093 gene encoding general transcription factor II-I repeat domain-containing protein 2A-like → MMIVLNTVLKDEKYGKEVLSSVADVQMGASTMVRRVTAMSDNLTDQLDQDLRECRWFSIQCDESIDSSSTAQLMMFVRMVFQDFSTKEELLTLLPLKTSTRGVDIYNAVKEFFNNRNIPLEKLVSITTDGAPAMTGRHAGFIALCKSDPAFPKFVQYHCIIHQQALCAKVIGFEHVMTPVVRIINSIRSKAKQHRSFKVMLAELSAEYGDLLLHTDIRWLSRGRILLRFLSLLREIKDFMKSRDEDTSLLEDVAWLLDLAFLTDITGKLNNLNCALQGKGKTVADMISALNAFKAQMSIFSAHLQRKKVLHFPSLQMVLNDNTSASEIFGNAAEKYTQVINRVGQEFENRFCDIDKLEPCVSFVSNPFINVDTTSIAEQLSAMFSLDAGQVEIEIVTLQNDIRLKAHQAAANFWGLVDTEKYSGLCTAAMKVASLFGSTYLCESAFSDMNFIKNEHRTRLTDAHLQDSLRLAVSNYSPDYEALVASMQCQASH